Proteins from one Verrucomicrobiaceae bacterium genomic window:
- a CDS encoding response regulator transcription factor, whose protein sequence is MGKIMIVEDEPDISEMIALHLARERHESICVDNGLEALSAAVEYQPDLIVLDLMLPGLDGLSVLRRLRAESRTANIPVIILTAKSQLTDKLVGLEQGVDDYLTKPFSPRELFLRISAVLRRTKKVVASSEIRRGAFVLDRVNLKLYLRGQPLDLTTTEFKFLAMLMESPDAVHARADLLREVWGYSAESNTRTLDTHVKRLREKLGDDGVCIVTVRGTGYQFQVPHSA, encoded by the coding sequence ATGGGCAAAATCATGATCGTCGAGGACGAACCGGACATTTCTGAAATGATCGCACTGCATCTAGCACGCGAGAGGCACGAGAGTATCTGCGTGGATAATGGGCTGGAAGCGCTCTCCGCAGCCGTGGAGTACCAGCCTGATTTGATCGTGCTGGATTTGATGCTGCCGGGGCTCGATGGACTGAGTGTGCTGCGTCGCCTGCGGGCTGAGTCGCGTACGGCGAATATCCCGGTGATCATCCTCACTGCCAAATCGCAGCTCACCGATAAGCTGGTCGGGCTGGAGCAAGGTGTGGATGATTATCTGACCAAACCATTCTCTCCGCGTGAGCTTTTTCTGCGGATCAGTGCGGTATTGCGGCGAACAAAGAAGGTCGTGGCTTCGTCCGAGATCCGGCGTGGAGCTTTTGTGCTCGATCGAGTCAATTTAAAGCTCTACTTGCGTGGTCAGCCACTGGATTTGACGACGACGGAGTTCAAATTCCTGGCGATGCTGATGGAGAGCCCTGATGCGGTGCATGCCCGTGCTGATCTCTTGCGTGAGGTGTGGGGCTATAGTGCAGAGAGCAATACCCGCACGCTGGATACGCATGTGAAGCGATTGCGGGAAAAATTAGGAGACGACGGTGTCTGCATCGTCACGGTGCGCGGCACTGGGTACCAGTTTCAGGTGCCGCATTCTGCATGA
- a CDS encoding PAS domain-containing protein: protein MITILSILLVLALAALWRVKWRENARTFELIQIFDLKHVESHRILVAAAEAKAAADELPREKGLHEFFETILNEITQGVLIVDGEMRIRFANKPLAELLQRPVVHTGRTLIEELRDHQPAQLVQEAIREGRRISRPMQMLSKEGATNLSGRHFLAEAAPLADGRVGAAWLMLRDVTEMVRTEHIRRDFIANASHELRTPLTIINGYIETLRDTPSLLPRCIGTMEKHAKRLERLTEDMLSISRLEDSTLQLNRESFEMRQCVQDVIDHLAPMLEGRDARIELDFQPQSGRIAGDRFYWDQIFMNLIENALKENPQAGLVVTVSGRWTEKECVLKVCDNGRGISAHDLPFIFKRFFRGGKHHSSAVKGTGLGLSIVKRAVEAHGGAIKAESRPGIETAFTITLPMK, encoded by the coding sequence ATGATTACCATCCTCAGCATCCTGCTCGTTTTGGCTCTGGCCGCGCTCTGGCGCGTGAAGTGGCGCGAGAATGCTAGAACCTTTGAGCTTATCCAGATCTTCGATTTGAAGCACGTTGAGTCCCATCGCATCCTGGTAGCTGCTGCTGAGGCGAAGGCAGCGGCGGACGAGCTGCCCCGAGAAAAGGGGCTGCATGAGTTCTTTGAGACGATTCTCAATGAGATCACCCAAGGTGTCCTGATCGTGGATGGAGAGATGCGGATACGGTTCGCGAACAAGCCGCTCGCGGAGCTGCTCCAGCGGCCTGTCGTGCATACGGGGCGCACGCTGATCGAGGAACTGCGTGATCATCAGCCAGCGCAGTTGGTGCAGGAGGCGATACGCGAGGGGCGGCGTATCTCACGGCCAATGCAGATGCTTTCAAAGGAGGGAGCGACGAATCTGAGCGGTCGCCATTTCCTGGCGGAGGCAGCACCGCTGGCTGATGGCCGGGTAGGGGCGGCCTGGCTGATGCTCCGGGATGTGACGGAGATGGTGCGCACAGAGCATATTCGGCGTGATTTTATCGCGAATGCTTCTCACGAGCTACGCACACCGCTGACGATCATCAATGGCTACATCGAGACACTGCGAGATACGCCATCTCTGCTGCCGCGCTGCATTGGCACGATGGAGAAGCATGCTAAGCGGCTGGAAAGGCTGACGGAGGATATGTTGAGCATTTCCAGGCTGGAGGATTCGACACTCCAGCTCAATCGCGAGTCTTTTGAGATGCGGCAGTGCGTGCAGGATGTGATCGACCACCTAGCGCCGATGCTGGAGGGGCGAGATGCCCGGATCGAGCTGGATTTCCAGCCGCAGAGTGGCCGCATCGCTGGAGATCGGTTTTATTGGGATCAGATTTTCATGAATTTGATCGAGAATGCGCTCAAAGAAAATCCGCAGGCGGGGCTGGTGGTCACAGTGAGTGGCCGATGGACCGAAAAGGAATGTGTCCTAAAGGTATGTGACAATGGAAGAGGAATATCTGCGCATGATTTGCCCTTCATCTTCAAGCGCTTCTTTCGCGGCGGGAAACATCATAGCAGTGCGGTGAAAGGCACCGGACTTGGCCTCAGCATCGTGAAACGAGCCGTGGAAGCTCATGGAGGTGCGATCAAAGCGGAAAGTCGGCCCGGGATCGAGACGGCTTTTACGATTACTCTGCCGATGAAGTGA
- a CDS encoding DEAD/DEAH box helicase, with protein MPALTDSIPALLQPFDARIRQEAERLVDDDAVTGIDLLEEEMMAEVKFDDRAANVRWLYTPRGWLGECDAGDRAMDDLALCASLVAVQRREARGTLPVPHAAEEDFEDTITKKLGRPLDSNEENYMAKLEKRYERVTLTGKIFDQDMVRLHPKWQIKTTEPITLWPEQPKSLKQFWSYIAVALAEKGLAAPAFLRGIADVEATRDSLKDWRHESTVPQWRARIRQFNEARVAKMPPRLRTLNFRMIVSVHEARLQVCDLAREEAEFVNVHPLEVDRYGKQLRDGLVITSAASELLLVNCLTQSEGGAVGPFRLEGEAHATWLAGLFQKPALSELLLTRDETPVERVAEPLKWSSRESDDGRKLLLTLITSTDEPAPLPLRILRGVDTFYLSVDHLFNGPPWLGDESLIESEIALPMEAVATPEGISFLSGLEVPVPPGIASRVKHEALRVKITAACKARIPSGGGAEHAVFKLQAIGADGRAREVLTPRGWSPLLRDADEGEEIIVRDRDALRTAERIVADGRFAWDFESNAFRHRMAKDFPDWFHSWGTTLPENIELEADEQLVTILADPLIARVRLEAKQGGDIDWLDLRIVFDIEGADLKPADIRRLLAAKGEHVRLADGTWRRVKLELSDEQIAMLDSLGIDLEAEGTDTHRLHWRQLAQEKAIEIVSPKAWEKIVHRMEEAKLDEQPPVPAELTVTLRPYQVEGYQFLTYLTLNRFGGILADDMGLGKTLQAIAWVLWLKSRKPAGGPHLPTLVVCPKSVLDVWALEFKKGAPHLRVLVLHDRDLFDLKLVQEQIDVLVLNYAQLRSFGEELALIRFLACILDEGQHIKNPDSQTARSARGLRADNRLVLSGTPLENRLLDLWSLMTFATPGALGDRNYFHRNFDRRKDSKASERLAARLRPFLLRRTKSQVARDLPSRTEEALISEMSGRQAELYKEELARAQMLVLSSSGFDMVNKRRFALLQALTRLRQICCHPSLVDKTAENEESAKLTATLERIEELHAEGHKVLLFSQFVSMLKIIRTKLEEMKLPYHWLTGASTDRASIVKAFQDDDKASVFLLSLKAGGSGLNLTAASYVILYDPWWNPAVENQAIDRAHRIGQTQPVIAYRMLTRATIEEKIMTLQQKKNLMISNVLGEGGFTNLLQKEDFEFLFDIEAQRV; from the coding sequence ATGCCCGCACTTACCGACTCCATCCCTGCCCTGCTTCAACCTTTCGATGCTCGCATCCGTCAGGAGGCGGAGCGACTCGTGGATGATGACGCGGTGACAGGTATCGACCTGCTCGAAGAGGAAATGATGGCCGAGGTGAAATTCGATGACCGTGCCGCGAACGTGCGCTGGCTCTACACACCGAGAGGCTGGCTGGGCGAGTGTGATGCGGGTGATCGCGCGATGGACGATCTGGCGCTGTGTGCCTCCCTCGTGGCCGTGCAGCGGCGTGAGGCCCGCGGCACGCTCCCCGTGCCACATGCAGCAGAGGAGGACTTCGAGGACACCATCACAAAGAAACTGGGGCGTCCGCTCGACTCGAATGAGGAAAACTACATGGCGAAGCTGGAGAAGCGCTATGAGCGTGTCACCCTCACCGGCAAGATTTTCGACCAAGACATGGTCCGCCTGCACCCGAAGTGGCAGATCAAGACCACCGAGCCCATCACCCTCTGGCCAGAGCAGCCGAAGTCCCTGAAGCAGTTCTGGAGCTACATCGCCGTAGCGCTGGCGGAGAAGGGCCTCGCGGCACCCGCCTTCCTACGCGGCATCGCAGACGTAGAGGCCACGCGGGACTCACTCAAAGACTGGCGCCATGAGAGCACGGTGCCACAGTGGCGGGCACGCATCCGCCAATTCAACGAAGCACGCGTGGCGAAGATGCCACCGCGGCTGCGCACGCTCAATTTCCGCATGATCGTCAGCGTGCATGAGGCACGGCTCCAAGTCTGTGACCTCGCACGGGAGGAGGCAGAATTCGTCAACGTGCATCCTCTGGAGGTGGATCGCTACGGGAAGCAGTTGCGTGACGGGCTCGTCATCACCTCTGCTGCCTCAGAGCTATTGCTGGTGAATTGCCTCACACAGAGTGAAGGCGGCGCGGTGGGTCCCTTTCGACTCGAGGGTGAGGCACACGCCACCTGGCTCGCTGGATTATTCCAAAAGCCCGCCCTCAGTGAGCTGCTACTCACCCGTGATGAAACCCCCGTCGAGCGTGTCGCTGAGCCTCTGAAATGGAGCAGCCGCGAGAGCGATGATGGCCGCAAACTGCTGCTCACACTCATCACCAGCACAGACGAGCCCGCACCACTGCCCCTGCGCATTCTGCGTGGCGTGGACACCTTTTATTTATCCGTCGATCATCTCTTTAACGGCCCACCTTGGCTGGGGGATGAGTCCTTGATCGAAAGCGAGATCGCACTGCCCATGGAGGCCGTCGCCACGCCCGAGGGCATCTCCTTCCTCAGCGGCCTGGAGGTGCCCGTGCCGCCGGGAATTGCCTCACGCGTCAAGCATGAGGCCTTGCGCGTAAAAATCACCGCCGCGTGCAAGGCCCGCATCCCCTCTGGCGGTGGCGCGGAACACGCCGTCTTTAAGCTCCAAGCCATCGGAGCAGACGGTCGTGCCCGCGAAGTACTCACCCCACGCGGCTGGTCCCCCCTACTGCGTGATGCCGATGAAGGTGAAGAAATCATCGTCCGTGATCGCGATGCACTGCGCACCGCCGAGCGCATCGTCGCAGATGGCCGATTCGCGTGGGACTTTGAGAGCAATGCCTTCCGCCACCGCATGGCCAAGGACTTCCCGGATTGGTTCCACTCCTGGGGCACCACCCTACCCGAAAACATCGAACTCGAGGCCGACGAACAGCTCGTCACCATCCTCGCAGACCCGCTCATCGCCCGCGTCCGCCTAGAGGCAAAACAAGGCGGCGACATCGACTGGCTCGATCTACGCATCGTCTTTGACATCGAAGGCGCGGACTTGAAACCCGCCGACATCCGCCGACTCCTCGCTGCCAAAGGCGAGCACGTCCGCCTCGCAGATGGCACCTGGCGCCGTGTGAAGCTGGAGCTCAGTGATGAGCAAATCGCCATGCTCGACAGCCTCGGCATCGACTTGGAAGCGGAAGGCACCGACACCCACCGCCTCCACTGGCGCCAGCTCGCCCAGGAAAAAGCCATCGAAATCGTCAGCCCCAAAGCCTGGGAAAAAATCGTCCACCGCATGGAAGAGGCCAAGCTCGACGAGCAGCCACCTGTCCCCGCCGAGCTTACCGTCACCCTCCGCCCCTATCAGGTCGAAGGCTACCAATTCCTCACCTACCTCACGCTCAATCGCTTCGGCGGCATCCTCGCCGATGACATGGGCCTCGGTAAAACCCTGCAAGCCATCGCCTGGGTCCTCTGGCTCAAATCCCGCAAACCTGCAGGTGGACCGCATCTGCCCACACTCGTCGTCTGCCCAAAATCCGTGCTCGACGTCTGGGCGCTAGAATTCAAAAAAGGAGCCCCACACCTCCGCGTCCTCGTTTTGCACGACCGCGACCTCTTTGACCTCAAACTCGTCCAAGAGCAGATCGACGTGCTCGTGCTCAATTACGCCCAACTCCGCAGTTTCGGCGAAGAACTGGCGCTCATCCGCTTTTTGGCCTGCATCCTCGATGAAGGCCAACACATCAAAAACCCCGACTCCCAGACCGCACGCAGCGCACGCGGCCTCCGGGCCGATAATCGCCTCGTTTTGAGTGGTACACCGCTCGAAAACCGCCTCCTCGACCTCTGGAGCCTCATGACCTTCGCCACGCCGGGAGCGCTCGGTGATCGCAACTACTTCCACCGCAATTTCGACCGCCGCAAAGACTCCAAAGCCAGCGAACGACTCGCAGCACGCCTGCGTCCCTTCCTGCTCCGCCGCACCAAGTCCCAAGTCGCCCGCGATCTGCCCTCACGCACGGAAGAAGCCCTCATCAGCGAGATGAGTGGCCGCCAGGCCGAGCTCTACAAAGAAGAGCTCGCCCGCGCCCAAATGCTCGTCCTCAGCAGCAGCGGCTTTGACATGGTCAACAAGCGCCGCTTTGCCCTACTCCAAGCCCTGACCCGCCTCCGCCAGATCTGCTGCCACCCCAGCCTCGTCGATAAAACTGCCGAGAACGAGGAAAGCGCCAAGCTCACCGCCACTCTCGAGCGCATCGAAGAACTCCATGCCGAAGGACACAAAGTGCTGCTCTTCAGCCAGTTCGTCAGCATGCTGAAAATCATCCGCACCAAACTGGAGGAGATGAAGCTCCCCTACCACTGGCTCACCGGTGCCAGCACCGACCGCGCCAGCATCGTCAAAGCCTTCCAAGACGACGACAAAGCCAGCGTCTTCCTCCTCAGCCTCAAAGCCGGCGGCAGCGGTCTCAACCTCACCGCCGCCAGCTACGTCATCCTCTACGATCCGTGGTGGAACCCCGCCGTCGAAAACCAAGCCATCGACCGCGCACACCGCATCGGCCAGACCCAGCCCGTCATCGCCTACCGCATGCTCACGCGTGCCACCATCGAGGAAAAGATCATGACCCTTCAGCAGAAGAAAAACCTCATGATCAGCAACGTCCTCGGCGAAGGCGGCTTCACCAACCTCCTCCAGAAAGAGGACTTCGAATTCCTCTTCGATATCGAAGCCCAAAGAGTGTGA
- a CDS encoding sorbosone dehydrogenase: MRPAFALFLPFAVAWTSLTMASQPTSVAELPDANPEAELKSFVVPEGLEVNLFASEPMIQKPVQMNWDAQGRLWVVCSTTYPHIKPGEAAKDLVVVLEDTDADGKADKSTPFADGLHIPTALAPGDGGLYVANSTELLFLKDTNGDLKADERTIMLSGFGTEDTHHLLHTMRWGPEGMLYFLQSIYIHSHVETPYGVRRLLGGGVWEFRPETRRAEVISKGLINPWGFEFDRWGQSFACDGAGSEGVNFIFPGSVFKTSPGARRTLSGLSPGQPKQSGMDIVEDPHWPADWQGTFVLNDFRGNRVNHFSLTPNGSSYIAKQLPDVLASTHRAFRPIDVKVGPDGAIYIADWYNPIIQHGEVDFRDDRRDHTHGRIWRITAKGRAPSPRMKISGASTSELLEMLKSDRKYVRTFAKRELRDQGSAKVLPELDAWAAKLDSAKPADAHALLEAAWASEGANSFSAAIWRRLWDNNDARIRAAALRILTHRWKQLPDTLKVLEKAVADDNAQVRLWALALAAEMKKAAAVDLALRVLDAPMDESLDFSLEQLCRDLAEVWMPAVTAGKIKLDERPKHLVYALKSTGRSDALPVLFAALRGGKLAQEDANAVLAMAGEAVDTAQAKTVADMVQDPALAPHYIGLLDALVKAATDRKILPEGAAATVTAWLERPEPHVVHRAAILAGLWKVEPARERLEALLSAPNVLDGVRQGAMRGLMFLGGTKTRDLFDHEFMAAKDAGRKKLMLEGLAGTGPILAAKRALEFLSTADGKAAQEVLGLFLANKQLPGVLAKELAGKSIPEAVAVEGIRMVSSRGIQGPLAEALKKAGGVKQMDRPLTGPEMAALVEKVKKNGDAARGEAVYRRQQLLCMSCHAIGESGGLLGPNLVSIGASAPVDYLVESLLEPSKKIKEGYHMVIVSKKDGGVISGGLVNDGAEELTIRDPANQVVKVAKSAVASRQMSPVSMMPPGLTASLREDEFVDLVKFLSELGREGAFKTQPNRYVRTWKTMGKMEQADIDHVRHVGSFALNDSKHAYPWVTAYSQVNGDLPLADIPAAQKMYPWFPKIVQFGLKTEAAGKVKLGLNVTKGIIMAVDGVELKEIAPEMPLELAAGEHRISILVSREAGEISHLLVEILDGSALVVP; the protein is encoded by the coding sequence ATGAGACCTGCCTTTGCTTTGTTTTTGCCTTTTGCTGTCGCTTGGACCTCGCTGACGATGGCCTCGCAGCCCACTTCGGTGGCTGAGTTGCCGGATGCCAACCCGGAGGCCGAATTGAAGTCCTTTGTGGTGCCGGAGGGGCTGGAGGTGAATCTTTTTGCTTCAGAGCCCATGATCCAGAAGCCTGTGCAGATGAATTGGGATGCCCAGGGCCGACTCTGGGTGGTTTGCAGCACGACATACCCGCATATCAAGCCTGGCGAGGCTGCCAAGGACCTGGTCGTGGTGCTGGAGGATACCGATGCGGATGGGAAGGCGGACAAATCGACGCCTTTTGCCGATGGGCTGCACATCCCCACTGCGCTGGCACCCGGTGATGGCGGTCTCTATGTGGCGAACTCGACAGAGTTGCTGTTTTTAAAGGATACGAATGGCGATCTGAAGGCGGATGAGCGCACAATTATGCTCAGTGGCTTTGGCACGGAGGACACGCACCACCTGCTGCACACGATGCGCTGGGGGCCAGAGGGGATGCTCTACTTCCTCCAGTCGATCTATATCCATAGCCATGTCGAGACGCCCTATGGTGTGCGCAGGCTGCTGGGCGGTGGTGTGTGGGAATTCCGCCCAGAGACACGGCGGGCGGAGGTGATCAGCAAGGGGCTGATCAATCCGTGGGGCTTTGAGTTTGACCGCTGGGGGCAGAGTTTTGCCTGTGATGGAGCCGGTAGCGAGGGCGTGAACTTCATTTTCCCTGGCAGTGTCTTCAAAACATCACCTGGGGCACGGCGGACTCTCAGCGGGCTGAGCCCTGGGCAGCCGAAGCAGAGCGGCATGGACATCGTCGAGGATCCGCACTGGCCGGCGGACTGGCAGGGGACCTTTGTGCTGAATGACTTCCGGGGGAACCGGGTGAATCATTTTTCGCTCACGCCGAACGGGAGCAGCTATATCGCCAAACAGCTACCAGATGTGCTGGCCAGCACGCATCGGGCCTTCCGGCCTATTGACGTCAAAGTCGGGCCTGACGGCGCGATCTACATCGCAGACTGGTACAATCCGATCATCCAGCACGGTGAGGTGGACTTCCGTGACGATCGCCGGGATCACACCCATGGCCGCATCTGGCGCATCACGGCAAAGGGACGTGCGCCAAGTCCTCGCATGAAGATTTCCGGGGCGAGCACATCGGAGCTGCTGGAGATGCTGAAAAGTGACCGCAAGTATGTGCGGACTTTTGCGAAGCGGGAACTGCGAGATCAAGGCAGTGCCAAAGTGCTGCCAGAGCTGGATGCCTGGGCGGCAAAGCTGGACTCGGCCAAGCCGGCGGATGCGCATGCCCTTCTGGAGGCAGCGTGGGCCAGCGAGGGGGCGAATTCTTTCTCCGCAGCGATTTGGAGGAGGCTTTGGGATAATAATGATGCCCGCATCCGCGCTGCGGCACTGCGGATACTGACCCACCGCTGGAAGCAACTCCCTGATACGCTCAAAGTACTGGAAAAGGCGGTGGCGGATGACAATGCGCAGGTGCGTCTGTGGGCTCTGGCGCTAGCCGCAGAAATGAAAAAGGCTGCCGCAGTGGATCTAGCCCTGCGAGTGCTGGATGCACCCATGGATGAGTCCTTGGACTTCTCGCTAGAGCAGCTCTGCCGCGATCTGGCAGAGGTCTGGATGCCCGCCGTCACAGCGGGGAAGATCAAGCTAGATGAGCGTCCGAAGCATCTCGTCTATGCACTGAAGAGCACCGGGCGCAGTGATGCTTTGCCAGTGCTCTTTGCCGCACTGAGGGGGGGCAAACTGGCTCAAGAAGATGCCAATGCCGTGCTGGCGATGGCTGGAGAAGCGGTAGATACAGCTCAGGCCAAAACAGTGGCCGACATGGTGCAAGATCCTGCGCTGGCTCCTCATTATATAGGCCTACTGGACGCACTGGTGAAAGCGGCGACAGATCGCAAAATCCTGCCAGAGGGCGCTGCGGCCACAGTGACAGCCTGGCTGGAGCGGCCTGAGCCCCATGTAGTGCACCGAGCCGCCATCTTGGCCGGGCTTTGGAAGGTGGAACCTGCCCGCGAGCGGCTAGAGGCGCTGCTTTCCGCCCCGAATGTGCTGGATGGCGTGCGCCAAGGGGCGATGCGAGGTCTAATGTTCCTCGGAGGCACTAAAACGCGGGATTTGTTCGATCACGAGTTCATGGCAGCCAAGGACGCGGGACGGAAAAAGCTCATGCTTGAGGGTTTGGCCGGTACGGGGCCCATTTTGGCCGCGAAACGTGCATTGGAGTTTTTGAGCACGGCGGATGGCAAAGCGGCGCAAGAGGTGCTGGGCCTGTTTTTGGCCAATAAGCAGCTTCCTGGCGTTTTGGCCAAGGAACTAGCCGGGAAGTCGATCCCAGAGGCCGTGGCGGTAGAGGGCATTCGCATGGTCAGCAGCCGCGGTATCCAGGGACCACTGGCTGAGGCACTGAAAAAGGCTGGTGGCGTGAAGCAGATGGACCGCCCGCTCACCGGGCCGGAAATGGCCGCCCTAGTGGAAAAAGTGAAGAAAAACGGCGATGCAGCCCGTGGTGAGGCCGTTTACCGCCGCCAGCAGCTCCTCTGCATGAGCTGCCACGCCATCGGTGAGAGCGGCGGGCTGCTGGGGCCGAATCTGGTGAGCATCGGCGCATCCGCTCCCGTGGACTACCTGGTTGAGAGCCTACTGGAGCCGAGCAAAAAGATCAAAGAAGGCTACCACATGGTCATCGTCAGCAAAAAAGACGGTGGTGTCATCTCTGGGGGCCTCGTGAACGACGGGGCGGAGGAACTAACGATCCGTGACCCGGCCAATCAGGTCGTCAAAGTGGCAAAAAGTGCCGTGGCGAGTCGCCAGATGAGCCCGGTGAGCATGATGCCGCCCGGTTTGACCGCGAGCCTGCGGGAAGATGAGTTCGTAGATTTGGTGAAATTTTTGTCCGAATTGGGCCGGGAAGGGGCCTTCAAAACGCAGCCGAATCGCTACGTCCGCACCTGGAAGACCATGGGCAAAATGGAGCAGGCCGATATCGATCATGTGCGCCATGTTGGCAGTTTTGCCCTAAATGACTCAAAGCATGCCTATCCCTGGGTAACTGCCTACAGTCAAGTAAACGGCGACCTCCCGCTGGCGGACATTCCCGCCGCTCAAAAGATGTATCCATGGTTCCCCAAGATCGTGCAATTTGGTTTGAAAACAGAAGCGGCGGGAAAGGTGAAATTGGGACTAAATGTCACAAAAGGCATCATCATGGCGGTGGATGGGGTAGAATTGAAGGAAATAGCCCCCGAAATGCCCCTGGAACTCGCCGCCGGAGAGCATCGAATTAGTATTTTGGTGAGTCGAGAAGCTGGGGAAATTTCTCATCTTCTTGTGGAGATTTTAGATGGTTCGGCGCTGGTCGTACCGTGA
- a CDS encoding transposase — translation MLALYRTRFTLGRMRQARLKAPKYHPIAYYHCVSRVVDRAFRLQETEREMFVGFMRMYEKLCQVRVVTFCVLSNHFHVLVEVPRRPEVLPTEEEVLGIVAAAFGRNVAHSVRAEVAHFHQIGAHEEARKIIDSFTARMWDISFFMKSLKQRFTQWFNKKHERKGTLWEERYKSTLVEGKRSTSGDGGGVCGFESRAGEARDGPEGLPVVRVCAGGGWGEDGTSRDRGGHAGAVGGIEAGGWVSGALSAIVV, via the coding sequence ATGCTTGCGCTCTATCGGACCCGCTTCACCCTCGGCCGCATGCGTCAGGCCCGCCTTAAGGCTCCTAAATACCACCCCATCGCTTACTACCACTGCGTCTCCCGGGTGGTGGATCGCGCTTTCCGTCTCCAGGAGACCGAGCGTGAGATGTTCGTGGGCTTCATGCGCATGTATGAAAAGCTCTGCCAGGTGCGCGTGGTGACTTTTTGTGTGCTCTCGAATCACTTCCATGTTCTTGTCGAGGTTCCTCGCAGGCCGGAGGTGCTGCCGACTGAGGAGGAGGTGCTGGGGATTGTCGCGGCGGCTTTTGGCCGAAATGTCGCCCATTCAGTGCGGGCGGAGGTGGCGCATTTTCACCAGATCGGAGCGCATGAGGAGGCGCGGAAGATCATTGATAGCTTCACTGCACGGATGTGGGATATCAGTTTCTTTATGAAGTCGCTGAAGCAGCGCTTCACGCAGTGGTTCAATAAGAAGCATGAGCGCAAAGGCACCTTATGGGAGGAGCGATATAAGAGCACCCTAGTGGAGGGGAAGCGGAGCACCTCTGGCGATGGTGGCGGCGTATGTGGATTTGAATCCCGTGCGGGCGAAGCTCGTGACGGACCCGAAGGACTACCGGTGGTGCGGGTATGCGCAGGCGGTGGCTGGGGTGAAGATGGCACGAGCAGGGATCGAGGTGGCCACGCGGGCGCAGTTGGAGGGATTGAAGCCGGAGGATGGGTGTCTGGAGCATTATCGGCGATTGTTGTTTAA